TTGGGCAGTTAGGGGCAGGGAATGTCGACATATCCGTCTTCGGCCCGTCAGAGCAGTTCGACTTCGCACTCACGCTCCGGCCGCGGAGTACGCCCCTCTGCTCATTTAGATGGCCTCGTCGTCGAGGCGCAGCGCGGTTCCGCCGAAGCACTTGACCTGCTCATCGCCGAGCTTTCCAAGCAGCTTTGGGCGGAATTAACGACACGCCGCCGCTCCCGCCGGGCAAACCCTTCCCACGGCTCGTCCGACCTGGTGCAGGACACCTTGATCCGGGCTCGCGAGCAATTCGAGAAGTTCGAACGCAGCACGTTCGCGGACTTCAAACAATGGGCGCGTAAAGTGCTCTTTCGGCGAAGGCAGGAATGGACGCGCAACCATCTTGCCCGCAATGCCGAGCGGCATAAACGCATGATTTGGAGCGTTGTTCTCGCCCGCGGGGACGGCCCGCACGCGAATGACACCGCGCTGAGCATCGAGCAGCGCGAAGAACTCGACCGGGCGTACGCACTGTATCAGTGCCTCAAGCCGAATGAGCAATGCGTGATCCATCTGCGCCTCTTTGAAGGGCTGAGCTACCAGCAGATCGCGATGCTAACGAACTCGACCGCCGAAGCGGCCCGCAAGGCGTATGACCGCGCGCTAGACAAGCTTCGCCGGAGCTACGCTAACGATGACACCGTTTGATCGGCCGAATGTCGATTCGGCGGGGGGCGGCTCAGCGAGTTCGCTGGAGCCGGACGACTTCATGTCATCCAACGTGATGCAGTTTCTCTTTTGGCTGAGCAGGCTCTACACCGATGCATCCCGCTCGACGAGCGCTCCCCATCCGAGCACTTGGCCACAGTCGTTCGGGCGCTTTCAACTGGAGTCGTTGCTAGGAAAAGGCGCCTACGGCGCGGTGTTTCGCGCGATTGATTTGGAACTAGATCGCGAGGTTGCCCTGAAGATCGCCTGGCCGGCCGTGTTGATGGACGAGGAAGCGGCCCAGCGGTTCATCGAAGAACCCAAGACCGTGGCAGCGCTGCGCCACCGTGGCATCGTCGAGGTGTATGACTCGGGCAGCGTCGAGATGGCAAGATACATCTCGCTGGAACTGATCGAAGGTCCGACACTGGCGGATTGGCTGTCCGACCATGAGATTATTTCCCCAGGCATGGCAGCCGAGTTGATCCACTCGGTGGCCGAGGCCGTGCAGTTTGCGCACGAGCAGGGCATCGTGCATCGCGATCTTAAGCCCAGCAACATCCTGTTACGATCGTCCGACGCGGAAGGAGGTCAACTCCCCTTCGAGCCGGTCGTGACCGACTTCGGACTGGCGCGCCATGCGCGTACCGCACCGTTGTCGGACCTGACCACGACGGTGGCCATCATCGGCACGGACCGCTATATGTCGCCCGAGCAGGCGGCTGCGCGGTCGGCCGAGGTCGGCCCCGCGTCCGATGTGTTTTCTCTCGGCGTCATGCTCTACGAGTTGATCGCTGGAAGGCGTCCGTTCGAGGGAGAGTACGCCGACGACATCCGCCGACAGATCCTGGAAGCCGAACCGCCATCGTTGCGAACCCTGCGTCCGCGCGTGCCGCGAGATTTGGCGGCGATCGTCTCGAAGTGTCTGGAGAAAGAACCGCAACGCCGGTATGCCGATGCCGGTGAGTTGGCAGAGGATCTACGACGGTTTCTCGCTCATGAACCGATCCGTGCCAAGCCGACGCCCCTCTGGCGGCGCACCTGGAAGCTGGCGCGCCGTCGGCCGGTTGCTACCCTCGCTGTATTGGCCGCGCTCCTGGTAGCGGTCGTGTTCGTCGGCGGGTGGTCGGTTGTCGCTGGCCAGCGTGCCGCCTCGACGCGCCGCATCGAGATGGCCGAGACTGCCGCCGCCGAAACAGACCGCCACGATCGCCAGATGCAGTACGTATCGAGCATCCGGCGTGCGGCCGACGCCGGGCGTCGTGGCAATCATGTGGACCTCTCGACAGCACTTGCCGACGCCTCGCAGTTGGCGCATGGCGAGGTGCGCCGCGATGTGGCTTACGAGTTGCTCGCCAGCCTGTTGAAGCAGGCGACCTCACGCTCGTTCGACGCGCACGAAGGGCGCGTGTTGGAAACGCAGTTCAGTCCCGACGGACGCTTGCTGGCCTCGCTTGGGGAAGATGGACTGATCCGGCTCTGGGATACCGACTCGTGGCAGCCTTTGATGACGGTGGAGGGGCCTGAGGAGAGCACTGTCGCATTCTGCTTTTCGCCAGACGGCAAGTGGCTGGCGCGGGGTCTGACAGACGGACGTTTGCACGTTCACGAAGTCGCAGGCTCGGTGATCTCACCGGTTGTGCATGAAGTTGCGGTGTTCGACGGTCCAATACACGCTTTGTGTTGGCTCGACAAGGCGTCTTATATTGCTGTGGGGAGCAGCGACGGGCGGATCGCGATGGTCGATCGCGACATCTGGAAAGTGCAGAATCAGTCGGAGCTGCCGATCTCGCACTTCCAACGGCTCGACGGCAACCGGCATGGAGGCGTTATCCGACGCATTGCCGATTGCTCTACGCGAGGGTGGTTGATCACTGGCACGGCCATAGCGGGTCTGCACGTCCTACAAGTGCCATCGCTCGAACCGGTCCAATCTTGGCAGGACATCGATAGTTTGACTGACTTCTACATCTTGGCCGAATCGCCGCCGCGTCTAATCTCGGCGGGCGGAAGGCCGGTATTACGCGTGTGGGATTTCGAGAGCGGCGCCTTGTTGCACGAGTTGGCCACGACCCATCGCATCGAGCGATTCCAGCGCTGCGTCGATCAGGACCAGGTGGCCGCGGCTATGTTCAATGGCGTCGTCGAGTTGATCGACGTTCGCGACTTGCTGGAGGGGCGCGAAACCGCCAATCGTCGCTTTCTGCGATATGACGGCGTACCCAGCGCCGTCGATCAAGCCGCACAGACCAGGCAACTTGTCGCAGGCGGTCGCGATGGCACGATTCACGTGTGGAGTCTTTTGTCCGAAGCAACGGACGAAGTCACTCTACCGGATCAGCCGTCAGTCAGTGTGTTCTCACCGTGCGGACGATATCTGGCGGTGGCGTGCTTCGATGTTGATGCGCTCGAAGGAGTAACAAGTAAGGATGTAACGTCGCTCGACGAGTTATTACCCACTTCCTTGGTGACCGTGTACGACGGTCGCACTATGCAGAGGCTCTGGTCGATTGAAGCTTGTTCTTCGTTGGATCACGACGTTCATTGGTCGCGTTGGCCCATCGCATTCAGCGCGACGGGGGACCGCGTTGTGTTCCAGCGTCACTCGGGCGAATTCGGCGAGCACGATCCTCAAACGGGCGAACTCCTACAGCAGTATGCCGCATGGCCGCTTACCCACTTCAATGGGATCGCCCTGCCAGGTGATAAGTCGGTCACCGTGCTGCGAGGAGAAGTGCGGAATTCCGCTTCTGGCGAGCGATTGCCGCAGAAAGAACGTCGTACTGGGTCGATCGTGATCGACACTCGAACGGGCACTCTGCTCGAACAGCATGACAATTCCCTCTCCAGGCGGAGCTTGGGTGTCTATCCCACGGTCATTGGCGACGCGTGGATCGACCTGCTCGACCCTGCGGGACCTCTGGTCGCGCCCCCGAAGTCGGCGTTCCCGCGAATCGCCCTGAATCGGCCGCTGGATGGCGTGTGGTGTGGTGCGATTTCTTCCGATGGCCACACGTTTGCGGCTAGCGGCGAAAGTGCGATCTTTCTTTGGGATGTAACTCGTGGCGGACGTCCTGTAAAGATCATCGGGCATTCAGCGATCGTGATCAATCTTCAGTTCTCGCCCGATGGAAGCACCTTGATTAGCCGCTGTATTGACGGCGTGGTGCGTATGTGGAACGTCGCGACACGAGAAGAACTGCTCGCCATCGGTTCGAAAGCTCGCCCCGTGACATGTTTCGGCCTGAACTCGGCTGGAGATACTCTTGTGCTCGGAAGCAAGCGAGCAGAAAAAGAGTATGTGCTCGAAGTACACCGATTCAGCCCGAACTAGATGCCGCTCTTTGGCATCTGACTGATCGCCTGATCGGCTTGCAGCCCGTTAACCCAAGTTAGAGACTTTTGTCGTTCGGCGAAGGACTTAGGTGTGATTTGGGTTGGTTTATTTCACTGCATCAGCGCGCAACTTGATGGTCTGCCGGGGCTGGCGTAAACTGGCGGGGTTGTCCTTCTTTTGGGGTCGGTGAGGCGAGGCGGTCGGGTGGCCAGGTCAGCTTTCGCCCCCCTGCCCTTGTGTCTGGAGCACTGCCATTAGCGTCGCCACTTTGACAGACGTCGCCTTTCAGAAGTGCATCCAGCCAAGCTGCGGGGCGACCTACGGAATCGACGAGGTCCGCGTCGCCTGCCAGGCCTGTGGGCAGTTGCTCGACGTCAAGTACGACTGGGACCGACTCAAGCCCCCTTCGTCGTTCAGCTTCTTCGAACAGAAGTGGTCGCGACGGGGCGATCCGCTCGCTTTCAGCGGCGTCTGGCGTTTCCACGAGTTGCTCCCCTTCGCCCCACCCACGCAAGTCGTCACCATCGGCGAAGGCCAAACCCTGCTGCAGTCGTCCGACTCGGTGGCGAAGTTCGTCGGCCAGAACGCCGGGCGGCTCTTTCTGCAATACGAGGGAATGAATCCCTCGGGCAGTTTCAAAGACAATGGCATGTCGGCCGCCTTTACGCACGCCCGCACGATCGGGGCCCAGCGTGCCGCGTGTGCCTCGACCGGCAATACGAGCGCCTCGCTGGCCGCCTACTGCTCGGTCACGCGATTGCTCAAGGCAGTGATCTTCGTCGGATCGGGCAAGATCTCGTACGGCAAGCTCTCGCAGGCCCTCGACTACGGCGCGCTGACCGTGCAGATCGCCGGCGACTTCGACGATGCCATGGCCCGGGTCAAAGAGGTCTCCAAAGAGCTCGGCATCTACCTGGTCAACAGCGTCAATCCGTTCCGGCTCGAGGGGCAGAAGACGATCATGTTCCGCGTGCTCGAGGCGCTCGGTTGGGAAGTGCCCGACTGGATCGTGGTGCCTGGCGGCAACCTCGGCAACTCAAGCGCCTTTGGCAAGGCCTTCCAAGAGCTCCGCGAGATCGGCCTCATCGATCGCCTGCCCCGTCTGGCCGTCATCAATGCCGCGGGAGCGAACACGCTCTTCGAACTGTACGAGCGGCGCGGACTTCGTTGGAACGGCGGAACGCCAAATTCCGAAGTATCGCAGCGCTACTACGACGAGCTCGATGCCGAAAAACGCCGCGCCTCGACCATCGCCAGCGCCATCGAGATCAATCGGCCGGTGAATCTCGACAAGTGCCTCCGGGCGCTCGAGTGGATGAACGGCGTCGTCCGCGAAGTGACCGATCAGGAGATCCTCGACGCCAAGGCCCAAGTCGGCGCGGGAGGACTGGGCTGCGAACCGGCCAGCGCCGCGAGTGTGGCCGGCGCGAAGTTGCTCGCGGCCGAAGGCATCATCCAGCCCGACGAACGTGTCGTCTGCATCCTGACAGGCCACCAGCTCAAAGATCCCGATGCCACGGTGGCCTATCACACCACCGACCAGGAATTGTTCAACAAGAAGCTCGGCAGCCGCGGCGTGAAGCGCGCGGCCTACGCCAACCGCGCCGTGGCGGTGGCCAACGACCGGGACGACATCATCAAGGCGATTCAACTCTATAGTTGACGAAATCGCGACGGAGCGCGCCTGTGAACGCTGAACGTAAAGTGCGGGTCGCCATTCATGGCGCCGCCGGTCGCATGGGGCAACGGCTCGTGGCCCTCGGGAACGCCGATCCCGCGCTCGAAATCGTCGCCGCGCTGGAACGCACCGGCCATCCGCGCCTGGGCGAGGACGCCGGCGCCATTGCCGGCGGCGGCACGCTCGGCGTCCCCCTCTCGGACGATTGGACCGGGCCGGTCGATGTGGTGATCGATTTTTCCGTGCCGGCGGCGGCGCTCGCCCTGGTGAGCAAGTGCGTCGAACGCGGCACGCCCGTCGTCGTCGCGACCACCGGCTTCGAGGAAGATGGTCGCAAGGCGATCGCCGATGCCGCCCAGAAGATTCCCCTGCTCTGGTCTCCTAGCATGAGCCTGGCCGTGAACCTGGCGATGAAGCTCACCGCGACCGCGGCCAAAGCGCTCAAGGATCATCCCAGCGGCGTCGATGTCGAGATCATCGAACGCCACCACCGTTTCAAGGAAGATGCCCCCAGCGGCACCGCGCTCAAGTTCGGCGAGATCATCGCCCAGGCAGCGGGGCTCACCTCGCATACGCATGGTCGCGAAGGCCGTCCCGGCGTGCGGCCCCGCCACGAGATCGGTTACCACGCCGTGCGCACGGGCGATAACCCCGGCGAACACACGATCGTTTTTGGTCTCTTGGGCGAGACCCTGGAGTTGGCCGTCAAAGCCAGCTCGCGCGATTGCTATGCGCAGGGGGCACTGGCCGCCGCGAGATTCCTCGCCGGAAAACCCACCGGCATGTACGGCATCGAAGATGTGCTCGGGCTTTGACCCATCATGGCCAAGTGCGAAGAAGGCTATCTCTGCGACGTGTGCGGCGGCGACGTCGAGGAGATCGTCGACAGCGACCTCTACCTGCGCTACGTCATCGGCATGGTCGATCCCGAAGAGTTGCACACCACGCGCGAGCGCCACATCCGCTGCAACCCTTCCCTCGCGCAGTTCATCGTCGACGGCGAGTTCGAACCGATCGCGGTCGAAGGCCCACTCGACAAGCGACAGATGGATCCAGCCTTCGTCCGCGAGCGCGAGTCGCTCGTCACCCGCGGCTGGAGAAGGTTGCGCCAGATCACCGGGCAAGAACTATCGCTGATCGACTATCCGCTGCCCGAGATAAAGGCGCGGCTCGAACAGCGATCGTGAGCGGGGAAAATGGTCTTCTTCAGGCCACCCCCAAAAAAAAGTGGCACAGGCTGCCAGCCTGTGCAGATTGCTTATTGACTTCAAGACCGGTGACTACTGCACACCACTCTGCACAGGCCAGCGGCCTATGCCACTTCTCATCAAGAAGTCGCTTTGCCTTCTCATCAATCAATGTTGGCTTTGCGCCGCGAGCGCCAGCGCCCCATGCACGACCATATCCTCCCCCAACTCCGCTGGCACGATGTGGTACTTGCCCAGAAACGGCGGGAAGACATAGCGTTCCACTTCACGACGTATCGGCTCGAAGAATAACTCCTCTCCGAGCAGCGAGACACCGCCGCCGATCACCACCGCCTCGGGCGCGACGAGCGTAATCATCTGCGCGATGCCCCACCCCAGCGCCTGCCACGCGCGATCGAGCACTTGC
The nucleotide sequence above comes from Pirellulales bacterium. Encoded proteins:
- a CDS encoding protein kinase, giving the protein MTPFDRPNVDSAGGGSASSLEPDDFMSSNVMQFLFWLSRLYTDASRSTSAPHPSTWPQSFGRFQLESLLGKGAYGAVFRAIDLELDREVALKIAWPAVLMDEEAAQRFIEEPKTVAALRHRGIVEVYDSGSVEMARYISLELIEGPTLADWLSDHEIISPGMAAELIHSVAEAVQFAHEQGIVHRDLKPSNILLRSSDAEGGQLPFEPVVTDFGLARHARTAPLSDLTTTVAIIGTDRYMSPEQAAARSAEVGPASDVFSLGVMLYELIAGRRPFEGEYADDIRRQILEAEPPSLRTLRPRVPRDLAAIVSKCLEKEPQRRYADAGELAEDLRRFLAHEPIRAKPTPLWRRTWKLARRRPVATLAVLAALLVAVVFVGGWSVVAGQRAASTRRIEMAETAAAETDRHDRQMQYVSSIRRAADAGRRGNHVDLSTALADASQLAHGEVRRDVAYELLASLLKQATSRSFDAHEGRVLETQFSPDGRLLASLGEDGLIRLWDTDSWQPLMTVEGPEESTVAFCFSPDGKWLARGLTDGRLHVHEVAGSVISPVVHEVAVFDGPIHALCWLDKASYIAVGSSDGRIAMVDRDIWKVQNQSELPISHFQRLDGNRHGGVIRRIADCSTRGWLITGTAIAGLHVLQVPSLEPVQSWQDIDSLTDFYILAESPPRLISAGGRPVLRVWDFESGALLHELATTHRIERFQRCVDQDQVAAAMFNGVVELIDVRDLLEGRETANRRFLRYDGVPSAVDQAAQTRQLVAGGRDGTIHVWSLLSEATDEVTLPDQPSVSVFSPCGRYLAVACFDVDALEGVTSKDVTSLDELLPTSLVTVYDGRTMQRLWSIEACSSLDHDVHWSRWPIAFSATGDRVVFQRHSGEFGEHDPQTGELLQQYAAWPLTHFNGIALPGDKSVTVLRGEVRNSASGERLPQKERRTGSIVIDTRTGTLLEQHDNSLSRRSLGVYPTVIGDAWIDLLDPAGPLVAPPKSAFPRIALNRPLDGVWCGAISSDGHTFAASGESAIFLWDVTRGGRPVKIIGHSAIVINLQFSPDGSTLISRCIDGVVRMWNVATREELLAIGSKARPVTCFGLNSAGDTLVLGSKRAEKEYVLEVHRFSPN
- a CDS encoding sigma-70 family RNA polymerase sigma factor encodes the protein MSTYPSSARQSSSTSHSRSGRGVRPSAHLDGLVVEAQRGSAEALDLLIAELSKQLWAELTTRRRSRRANPSHGSSDLVQDTLIRAREQFEKFERSTFADFKQWARKVLFRRRQEWTRNHLARNAERHKRMIWSVVLARGDGPHANDTALSIEQREELDRAYALYQCLKPNEQCVIHLRLFEGLSYQQIAMLTNSTAEAARKAYDRALDKLRRSYANDDTV
- the thrC gene encoding threonine synthase, whose product is MSVATLTDVAFQKCIQPSCGATYGIDEVRVACQACGQLLDVKYDWDRLKPPSSFSFFEQKWSRRGDPLAFSGVWRFHELLPFAPPTQVVTIGEGQTLLQSSDSVAKFVGQNAGRLFLQYEGMNPSGSFKDNGMSAAFTHARTIGAQRAACASTGNTSASLAAYCSVTRLLKAVIFVGSGKISYGKLSQALDYGALTVQIAGDFDDAMARVKEVSKELGIYLVNSVNPFRLEGQKTIMFRVLEALGWEVPDWIVVPGGNLGNSSAFGKAFQELREIGLIDRLPRLAVINAAGANTLFELYERRGLRWNGGTPNSEVSQRYYDELDAEKRRASTIASAIEINRPVNLDKCLRALEWMNGVVREVTDQEILDAKAQVGAGGLGCEPASAASVAGAKLLAAEGIIQPDERVVCILTGHQLKDPDATVAYHTTDQELFNKKLGSRGVKRAAYANRAVAVANDRDDIIKAIQLYS
- the dapB gene encoding 4-hydroxy-tetrahydrodipicolinate reductase, which produces MGQRLVALGNADPALEIVAALERTGHPRLGEDAGAIAGGGTLGVPLSDDWTGPVDVVIDFSVPAAALALVSKCVERGTPVVVATTGFEEDGRKAIADAAQKIPLLWSPSMSLAVNLAMKLTATAAKALKDHPSGVDVEIIERHHRFKEDAPSGTALKFGEIIAQAAGLTSHTHGREGRPGVRPRHEIGYHAVRTGDNPGEHTIVFGLLGETLELAVKASSRDCYAQGALAAARFLAGKPTGMYGIEDVLGL